A window from Balearica regulorum gibbericeps isolate bBalReg1 chromosome 1, bBalReg1.pri, whole genome shotgun sequence encodes these proteins:
- the DDX17 gene encoding putative ATP-dependent RNA helicase DDX17, giving the protein MRGFGDRGRDRDRGGFGASRGGPLPPKKFGNPGERLRKKKWDLNELPKFEKNFYVEHPEVARLTPYEVEELRRKKEITIRGMEGCPKPVFAFHQCSFPQYVMDALMDQNFTEPTPIQCQGFPLALSGRDMVGIAQTGSGKTLAYLLPAIVHINHQPYLERGDGPICLVLAPTRELAQQVQQVADDYGKCSRLKSTCIYGGAPKGPQIRDLERGVEICIATPGRLIDFLEAGKTNLRRCTYLVLDEADRMLDMGFEPQIRKIVDQIRPDRQTLMWSATWPKEVRQLAEDFLQDYVQINVGNLELSANHNILQIVDVCMESEKDHKLIQLMEEIMAEKENKTIIFVETKRRCDDLTRRMRRDGWPAMCIHGDKSQPERDWVLNEFRSGKAPILIATDVASRGLDVEDVKFVINYDYPNSSEDYVHRIGRTARSTNKGTAYTFFTPGNLKQARELIKVLEEANQAINPKLMQLVDHRGGGGGGGGGRSRYRTSSSVNNPNLMYQEECDRRLRGVKEGRRDSGGFRDRERGDSYANGANKTYGSAYGSPNSAFGAAQSQYGYTQGSYGAAAYGTSGYGTAEYSASGYGASTTAATAGRTSQSTTQQQYAGMVGRSGQQPQPLMSQQFPQPPATNVMGYMGQTATYQYPPPPPPPPPSRK; this is encoded by the exons ATGAGGGGCTTCGGGGACCGGGGCCGCGACCGAGACCGCGGCgg GTTTGGAGCAAGTCGTGGAGGTCCTCTTCCTCCAAAGAAATTTGGTAATCCAGGGGAACGTTTGCGTAAGAAAAAATGGGATTTGAATGAACTGCCCAAGTTTGAGAAGAATTTTTACGTGGAACATCCAGAAGTGGCCAGGCTTACTCCG TATGAAGTTGAAGAATTGcgaagaaagaaagagataacAATTCGAGGAATGGAGGGCTGCCCCAAGCCTGTGTTTGCCTTCCACCAGTGTAGCTTTCCAC AGTATGTGATGGATGCCTTGATGGACCAGAACTTCACAGAACCCACTCCAATTCAGTGCCAAGGCTTTCCACTAGCCCTCAGTGGTCGTGATATGGTGGGCATTGCACAGACTGGCTCTGGGAAGACGCTAGCA TACTTGTTGCCTGCAATTGTTCACATCAACCACCAGCCATATTTGGAGAGAGGGGATGGCCCAATT TGTCTGGTTCTAGCACCTACTAGAGAGTTGGCCCAGCAAGTGCAGCAGGTGGCTGATGATTATGGCAAATGTTCAAGACTGAAGAGTACCTGCATATATGGAGGAGCACCCAAAGGTCCCCAAATCAGAGATCTAGAAAgag GTGTGGAGATCTGCATTGCTACACCAGGTCGCTTGATTGACTTCCTTGAGGCAGGAAAGACCAACCTTCGTCGGTGTACATACCTGGTGCTGGATGAAGCAGACAGGATGTTGGACATGGGTTTTGAACCCCAAATTCGTAAAATTGTTGACCAGATAAGG CCTGACAGACAGACTCTGATGTGGAGTGCCACCTGGCCAAAAGAAGTGCGCCAGCTTGCCGAGGACTTCCTGCAGGACTACGTTCAGATCAATGTGGGAAACTTGGAGCTGAGTGCCAACCACAATATCCTGCAGATAGTGGATGTATGCATGGAAAGCGAGAAAGACCATAA ACTGATACAACTGATGGAAGAAATcatggcagagaaggaaaacaagactATCATCTTTGTGGAGACAAAAAGACGATGTGATGATCTCACTCGAAGGATGCGCAGAGATGG TTGGCCAGCTATGTGTATCCATGGAGACAAGAGTCAGCCAGAAAGAGATTGGGTGCTTAATG AGTTTCGTTCTGGAAAGGCTCCTATCCTCATTGCTACCGACGTTGCATCTCGTGGGCTAG ACGTGGAAGATGTTAAATTTGTGATAAACTACGACTATCCGAACAGCTCTGAAGATTACGTGCACCGTATTGGCCGTACCGCACGTAGTACCAACAAAGGTACTGCCTACACCTTCTTCACACCAGGAAACCTGAAACAAGCCAGGGAGCTGATCAAAGTGTTGGAAGAAGCCAATCAAGCCATCAATCCAAAACTGATGCAGCTTGTGGaccacagaggaggaggaggtggtggtggag GAGGTCGTTCTCGTTACCGAACGAGCAGTTCAGTAAACAACCCTAACCTGATGTACCAGGAAGAGTGTGACAGGAGGCTCCGGGGAGTGAAAGAGGGCCGGAGAGACTCAGGTGGCTTCAGAGACCGTGAGCGTGGTGACAGTTATGCCAACGGAGCCAACAAGACCTATGGCAGTGCCTACGGGAgcccaaattctgcttttgggGCAGCACAGAGCCAGTATGGTTACACTCAAGGGAGCTATGGAGCAGCTGCCTATGGCACGAGTGGCTATGGCACTGCAGAGTACAGTGCTAGTGGCTATGGTGCCAGCACCACAGCTGCCACCGCTGGGAGAACCTCACAGAGCACTACCCAACAGCAGTATGCAGGGATGGTGGGGCGCTCGGGCCAGCAGCCACAGCCGCTCATGTCACAACAGTTTCCGCAGCCCCCTGCCACTAACGTGATGGGCTATATGGGACAGACTGCCACCTACCAGTATccaccccctcccccgccccctcccccctcccgcAAATGA